The sequence below is a genomic window from Setaria italica strain Yugu1 chromosome IV, Setaria_italica_v2.0, whole genome shotgun sequence.
CATAAAGTTTTTATCATATCTGCCTTACATATCCTCCACTACCAAGCTTAGAActtttaatttttatttattttgcaatCAAAGTTTCAGCGCCCTCGCTCCAGGCGACCCCACCTCCGGCAGAAAAGCCCCCCTCCACATCGTGGGATGTAAGCTCCAAGCAGTGGTTCTGGTGCCCTGGGACGCCCGGATCCGGCGAGGAATTGCCCGAGACAGCTTGATTCGAGTTCGAGCTGCTCCTCACCTGAATCCGATGCTTATTATAAAACAAGAttcagttgggacttgggatGTGCTAATGGTGGCTCGTGGGCGCACGGATCCGGGCACATTCGCCCAGCTTAGAACAATAAAAAAATTTTGACCCAAACGGTAGACCCTCCACAGATTACGGCGCTAAACATGAGAATATTGAGAAAGGAGCAGCGAGGCTGAGGCCGTGCCACTTACTCGTGATGGCCTGATGGCCAGTcggagaggggaggaggtggagccgaCTCCGCTGCCAGCTGCCGCGAGTCCGCGACGGGGGCGGAGTGCCCGCTGGAGCTCTCCGTGGTGGTTCGATGAATCGCAGTACAGTCACTGTGGCCTGATCTTTGGGTGGGATGGGGAGAAGGGGAAAGGTGCCCGGcattagggtgcgtttggtttggagacaagatgggatgggacggtgccgtctctattttttgggatgggatcatcccgtctgctgtttggttgagagggatgaattcatcccagttttttgtttggtacgatggattgaaaacgagggacggatggctcgggtaacaccgttagctgcatgtgtttagtgggacccacatgtcatatatgggcccacatgtcatcgtcttttcttttttttttctcctaacCCGTATCTTCTCCAACGCTCCCTGCCGCCCCAAGCCGTGCCGCCCCCGCTGGAGCTCCCTAccgcccccgccggagctccctgccgcccaggccgtgggcaccggccgcggcaccgggggcgctcgccccgccggccgctcgccccgctcgccccaggggccgcggcggagctcgcccgtgccggccgtggcggatctcgcgcccgccggccggggcggagctcgcccgcgccggcccctccgcccacagctcgtccgccggccggggcggagctcgcccgcgccggcccctccgccggcggctcgcccgccgccggggcggagctcgcccgcgccggcccctccgcccgcagctcgtccgccggccggggcggagctcgcccgcgccggcccctccgccggcggctcgcccgccgccggggcggagcCCCACCGGTGcagacggcgcgtgacgggggcgaagtgggatgcccccgtccgctcgttttggtgggacgggggcatcccgcatctggagggtatattccctcgtagggatgtccccgtcccacctgtcctccaaccaaacgcgggacgaagtgggatcgtcccgtcccgtcccacttcgtcctcgcaaccaaacgcacccttaatgTCTCGCAGAATGCTCAGGTAACTTCGTACTTCTGCAGTGTACTAtacaacaaagaaagaaagaatacaTGAGCATGGAGCTGTAGGATTCATCTTTTGATTTCTAGCTGGAAATTGGGAAACAGAAAATCCGGAGGAGATCAGCGGATTCAGGTTTTTCCACGCGTTGCTGCTCCCTTCCTACCGCTGAAGCACTGACGAGCTCGGTTTGTGTTGATGGGGATCAGGCTACAGGCCAACAGCAACATCACCATTCAccaatgctgctgctgcatcaggcaTTTCACAATTTTGAGCAGTTTCGACATTTCTTTTTCACAGAAGCAGCAGCTCTGAACAGAGGAAAGAGCGACGCAAGCTAGGTTTCTCAGGTACCATActtcaacagcagcagcaacaccaGCAAAACTAAAGATACTGAAAGGTTCAGCACCCAGCGATTGAATCACGCGCCCCCTTGATCAAAGCTTACAGACCATAAACTACGACAGTTACTTTAACATTTGCAGgaatagagagagagagtccatcattagcaaaataCCAGCCGGCTATGGTTGGCGATCATCAGGCGACAGCAAACCTTTAGCCTTGCTGCTTGCACCAATTTTAGCAATAGCAtcaattttttaatttttagtcTCATCTTACTAAAATGATTAAAAAATCCCAGAACAACGAACGCGCAACAGAAGCTCAGGCTGCTCATATACCAGAACataaacagcagcagcaacacttGCAGGACTGCTGAATAGCAGTATTGGTTGACGtttgcttccactgacttatttttagcacgtgtcacatcgaatgtttagatactaactaggagtattaaacgtagactatttagaaaacccattacataagtggaggctaaacgacgagacgaatctattaagcctaattaatccatcattagcaaatgtttactgtagcaacacattgtcaaatcatggactaattaggcttaatagattcgtctcgccgtttagccttcaccgtttagcctccacttatgtaatgggttttgtaaatagtctacgtttgatactcctaattagtatctaaacattcgatgtgacggatgctaaaaataagttagtgGAAGCAAACGGGGGTACGGGGGAACAGGTTAAAATCAACATGGCAAAAAGAAAGACTATCATCAAGCATACGTCATGCACATAATGACATAAGACATTAgtcttgtactccctccgtcccaaattataggttgttttagctctTCTAGATTCGtatattttgctatgcacttagatatacactatgtctataTGCATAGCAAAGGCTACGcatctagaaatgccaaaacgacctgtaatttagaacggagggagtagataatTGTTAATATGGTTCAACAACAAAGCACTAATGCACTAACAAGTAGATATCAGATAACATTTAAGAGTACACACTGCATAGTACTACATAATCCCAATACACTAACCAAGGCAAGTTAGTTCGACACTTCGACTATATAGAATCAGCCGGAAAGAACCATGTTGGACGCCAGTGGCCACCATGATGCTGCGGCACTGTAGCGGTCTGTGACAACAACGGGGTGATCGTCCCATTTCTCAAGTTGTACACGCCAGAGTCACGAAGAGGATCCGCAGCAGAATCTGGCCAAGGATAGTCACACATGAAATATATGCAATCCTCTTGAATTCCATTGTACTCTTTAGCAGCAAAAGACTTCGAGCAATGTCTGCCAACGAATAGAGCTTGGCCGCCCAACTTATTGACCCGTCTCCAATGACCAGGATTGGTGCTCAAATCTGCCTCAAAAACATCAAATGCAACAGTGCGATCATGCTCAAAGGAAAGACTTCTGTGATCGGGATGGTCATTGTGAATAAACCGTTCAACCTTCAACAGTCCACCACAACATTCAACTAGGTATTCCCTCCACATGTATGCCTTCTCGTTGGATAAGGATTGGGGCAAGTCCCATAAATCATCATCCCTGGAGTTGATTATGCATTCAGTGGCTGAGATCTTCGGCTTACAGCCAAGGTCATAACCAATCTCAAAGATAACGAGCTTGTCACCAAAAGCAACTCCGTATAGCTTCCCATTGAAGAAAGCAACATCAAACAGGCACCGAGATGGTTCCATGTGCCTCCCTCTGGATATGTCAGTAGCAACTGGCGGCTGGCAAATACAAACTGTACTGGAATTAGCACTGTCCAAGATCAGCACAGCAACAAGGGATTCTGGTGAGGAGTCCAGGGGCGAGGGAACCACCAGCTTATAGAAAAGTGGGTTAAATCCTTCGTTTGCATTCAACCAATCACGGCGCCAAACAGTGGCTAGCTTAGGAAGGTCCAGCGTGGCCTTTGAGAAAGGATTTGTCAATGAGCACCCTCCATCATTTTGCATTAGGAAGAGCCAGTTGTCAATGGAACCACAGCAGCATGCACCATCTGCTACAGCCATTTGGATAATTTCACCATCCGGGATGCTCAGAAAGGTCCCATCAGGGAGGGTGAGCCACGGGAGTGGAGGGGGCAGCGACTGCAGTCGAGCGTTGGAGCGCCATGGCTGACAGACTGCTCTGAGTCGAACACGATCAGCTAGGGAGGGGAGGTGCTTAAGGACAAGACCTAGGAGCTCTGGAGGGAGATCCGACCAAGAGAGAGACTCTGCAGCTGCCATCATCCAATGATCCAAGTCTACAAGAGAAGATAAAAGGTTCAGAGTTCAAGGTAGTAAATGGACACGAGTAAAGTAACAATGCATATATGCCTCAAAAAAAAGTAACAATGCATATGCTTCTTATAAATGGTAGAACAAGGGCTAGCACAGCTGAACTGAACAAGTTAGTTGTACAATCAAAAATTGAAATGACAGGTTGGGACACCAGGAAAccatcagaccagaaataagTTTTATTTCTGTACATGCTAGTATTGTTCTACATGTGCATGATCCTTGCAGCTGATAATGGCAGCACCAGTAGGTAGCAAACACCAAATCCATATGTTCGACAAGTAAACTACAGCTGAATTTTCAGTTctcataaaaaagaaagaacttGTAAATATCTTAGAACTAAAGGTGTTAAAGCAACACAGAAACCACATTCCTTTGTCTAACTAGAACCAATCACAACAACGGGAGTATAATGAACTGTGAGGAAAATGCCTTAAAATGTGCAATGCCTAATGTTGATGAGAGCAATAATTTTGCAGAGCCATTTTGTGTATGCAAAAACCGTATGCCGTTTATTTACAGCGTGTTTTGTTTGGCAGACCGGGTGATATCCGGTCCTAGGTCTGTGCATAGTCGTGGCGTTTGGTTAGAGTCAGTGCACCAACCGATCCGGCACCAGGCCATCCCTTCCGCTAGCATAAACCTGTGATCCACCCATCCGTTGAGAGACTACCAGATGACATTGTCCGAGAGCAAGAGCtatttttctaaaagaaaaggaagaaaaactcGAAGCAGCGGCACTTCCCTCGGCAAGAACACAAGATGCAGCTGTGCTCTCGCCGTTGCCTCAGCCCTCCTGACACTACCTCCATCCATCCTCTCATCttcttgtcgtttcttttggcaATTTGTCTTCAATCCATGGACTGATCCATGGATGGCACTCAGCAGGATTTAGGAAGGCAGAGCTTCTTGTAGTAACCACCACTAGATCAAGTTTTCCCACTTGTTTTGACGCCTTCACCTAGTAAGGACTATGACATGGAGGAGTTCTTGATTTTTCTGTTCCCTCTATCATGTGATTTTTGCTTATTAGGGTTTTCTTTTCAGGCCCGtgatctccttttcttttcagattTGTCCTTAAGAGTTTATTTATGTTTGTTATTTGCTTATACAGATTAGTACAATGATGGATGAGTCTTCCTGAACATTGTACTGTGCTGTTTGTGATATGAACACCTAAAGAGTTTCTGCTCTCATTGCTCTTTTTGGTACAAATTATTTATGATTGATAGTTTTCGTCAGACGGATTTGTCATTTTAGAACAATTTTCAGTCATCCAAATGGTACAGAATGTGATGTGGTTTCAGGTCTGCGTGCATGTAATTCTCTCTTGTACGTTGACTGTTTTGCGTCAATTTCCACCTCATTACTCATTCCCTAAACCAAACAGTGTATTGATCCACTATTCGACAAACCAAACAACATATTGGTTCCCTCCATTGCACTAACCAAACGCAATCAAAGGACCATCCGATCCTACAAGGGGCCAGTCCATGCTGGATCAGCTGATTCCAGATGGGGTCACTCCCCAAACCAAAAACGCTGTTATATATACCCTCAAAGAATTTCATGAAAAACATGCTCAAGAATTGCCAATGAAGTTAGGCTCGCAAGTGAAGTTAGGCTCCTACATCAGATAGACTCCATCGCCGGACCAACGACTGAAAACCTAGCTCGGCCCATGAAGTTAGGCTCGCAAGTGAAGTGATTATGACACTAAAATACAGCACGGGGAGAAATGAGGGCCTGCAGCTTACTGGTGGGGGCGTAATagccggccggcgacgggggaggaggcggagccgagTCCGCCGCCCCCGGCAGCAGAGGAGGACCGAGGACGGCAGGCGGTCCTGCTGGAACTCTACGGCGTGGTTCGATACTTCGATGGGCCCTactgggagggagggaggggagagccGGTGGGGTGGTGGTGAATGGAATGGGGAGCCCTGCATTTATGGTCCTCTCCGCCTCAGCAGCTTGCGGCGCCTCTGAAGCTACGAACTGTAGAACAGGGGAGAAGGCGTACAAGCCAAAGGCGCGAACGAATAGCGAAAGCGTAGAAAGCTTAGGTGCAGCTGGTTGGTTTACGCCTTTACGGAGGAGTCCTGGGCCGTTACTGTTTGAGCATTTGTACCCGTCATCTCTCTATTGGTAAAATGCTCGATTAAATAGATTCCATAAAAAAGTACTCAAGCGATGTGCAAAAGTCccaaactaaaaaaaataatccctccatttcaaattataggtcgttttgacttttctaaattcataatatttgctatgcatttagcgtatatctaggtgcataactaaaattatgtatctaaaaaagtcaaaacgacctataaattGGGACGGAtggaataatatgtttatgtattcaagaagaagaaaaggataaatgctacttcctccattccaaattataggtcgttttgatttttctatattatgcatctagacatatggtATAAACCTAacaaagctaaaacaacctataatttaggatagagggagtagcGAATATTGATTTTATATTCTTCTCCCTTTTGCTTTACTTTATTAATATTTCCTTTCTGGCACCATTTGTGTTTCCTCTCTTCGTGTACAATGAGTTTGCAATTCAAACGTGGTGGCGTGATAAATAGATCGTTTCTCTCCCTTTAGCTCCATGAGCATTTATGTCTCGAATAAGGGTTGcacaagagaaggaaaaaaaacagtaATTCATATGTTTCTACAATTATTATATATGTAgatccctctttttttttaaaaaaggaaatagATCAAGTATAATCACAGTTAGGCTAAAAAATTGGTAAGTGCTCAAATATTCATGTACTCATTTTATGTAATCCTAGAAACAATATTTCTAGTGAACATGCAGACAACAAGATGTCAAATTGATAGACTTCTGGTAAACCCACGAAGTAATTTTGGCATTTTAGTAGACACTTCCCAGAGATAAGGCTCAAGAGATGTCAGTTACAAACTGAATCTTGGCACTACTGAAAAAATGAAAACAGATTCCTTTACACATCAAGCTGGAGGTAACTCAGATGACAATGCAAAGGCCTGATTACTAATTGACAGGGTTGGAAAACTTGTAAAGGAAACCAAAAGGCGCTAATGTTTGAGATCAAAAGCTACATATCACACAAAATTTGAAGATAGAAATGGGGCCTCGAGAACAACACCAAACAAAAAGCTACTGCAATCACCAAAAATTATAGGTCACAATTTTAAAACCACAACTACAAATATTCTGAGCTAACATGAGAAACAGATGAAAAGAGCACTACTAAATACAGAGTTAGTTCGACAGCATTCATGTTAATTCAAATAGCAGTAGCTCCAATTTTACTGAGAGATATTATTGGTGAAATAACAATAGCATTCGACAAAAGCTTACTGATATGCAGATAAGCAGAGACCAGTCTACTAGACTATGTGCAACAATACCCAAACAGCAAGCAAACTATCCTGGGTGCATATCACATTGCTTGAGTTGGGAAGAGCCATGTCGGACGCCATGGGCCAACATGATGTGACGGCACTGCTGCAGTATCTGACAGCAAAGGAATGATCACTCCATTTTTCATGTTGTACACACCAGAGTCATGAAGAGGATCTGCAACACATTTCAACCCAGGGAActcaggccgtgtttagttggggaatttgggaggtgccaaattactgttacagcactgtagcacactgtagcgtttcgtttgtatttgtgaattattgtccaaatattgactaattaggctcaaaagattcgtctcgcaaagtacaacaaaactgtgcaattagtttttaatttcatctacatttagtactccatgcatgtaccgcaagtttgatgtgatggggaatcttctttttgcatagtgtcaaagttgggagttggaagtaactaaacatggcctcattCATGAAGTAGATGCAATTCTCTTGAACTCTACAGCATTCTCCAGCAGGAAAAGATTTGGAGGAACTGGAGCTGACAAAGAGCGCATGGCCACCCAAATCGTTGACACTTCTCCACCGACAAGGCTTGGTGCTCAAGTCTGCCTCAAAGACATCAAATGCACCAGTATGATCATAGTAAATACATGGCGCAGGGTGCAAGGGGCAAATCCATCGTCTCACCATCAACAATTTACCAGGACATTCTACAAGGTATGGAAAGACTATATACCTCTCATCACTGGACATGGGTTCAGGCATGCCCAACAAATCATCAGAGTCGTCAATGATGCATTTGAAAGATGAGATCTTCGGCTTATGTCCAAGGCCCTCAACAAGCTCAATGTTTATGAGCTTCCTGGAGCAATCAATTGCATACAACTGTCCACCAAAGAATGAAACCTCTAAGAAGGGATCTAACGGTTCCCTTCCTTGGATTGTATCTGTGACAAGTGGTGGCTGGAAAATGCAAAGACCCCACGACTCATGCATGATAGCAACGAGAGGAATCAATGACGACTCCAGGGGTGAGGGAACCGCTAACTTGCAGTAAACAGGATTGAACTTAGAGCAACCAGGCAACCGTATATGCCAACAAGTTGATAGGTCGAATCAAAGCTTGGAGAAGACCAGTAGACCACGGACCATGGCCGGGCGACAACGGCGGACCACCATGGATGGACCGATCGGATCTCACAGGGTCCATCGGTTTTCATTTGCGCAGTGGAAGATCGAGGTCAGAGGAGTCTCTTATGTGTGCTGCTTCCTGCCAATCCCATGAAGTTAAAATTCACCGAATGCTGCATGTTTTTTTAACAGCTAAAATCCAAACAAGCTATTTGCACTGTGACACTGAGGGCGCGGAGTTTGGTAGCTATAGCACTCCATTTGTGTTCCATCTCGGAAAGACGGACGCAGGCCGTACTCTGCCCGTACACATGCATGCTCATCTTTGCCTGAAAAGGGCAGCTTTGGACACCTGCATGCGTGTGCGTTTCACTTCTCCATTCTTCAAATGCACATATGAAAGATATCAGCGGAGGCGGGGATCACGCTCAACGATAATTCTCAGCCATTGACATATATAATTTCCACGAAAGTAGCCATATTCGACGTGCCACTTTCGTACATGCATGCGATTACGCTCGTGTTCGTACACGCCGTCAGAACGTGTCCACCATGCAGAATTCAGCATGACCCCAACTGGGTTTAAAGTAGATTATCTTACCAATAGCGTGCTACCATAACTAGGATGTAGATTAATTTGTTTTCAACGAGCATATTACTATGGTTAATAAGGAGTACTACTACTAGTAACATTGTTGCATTTAAGAAGAAAATGTGCATGAACTCAGCGGTACTACATTATCTAATCAGTTTTTCAATGTGAGTCTATAATGATTGTAGAATCGGGATTATCTCCGTGATTGTAGGTTCATAATGACGCCGCTCGTCAGATTGATTTTTTTGAAGAATGTTTGCGACGATATGATCACAAAGTAGAACCGGGAGATCGTGGCGGGCGTGGGCTTTAGTTTGCGGTGCTCAGGTGGATTGTCGATGCGGCCGATGCCAGCGGTTGGCCTGGGCGGACACACCAAGGCCTTGGCAGGTGCCGtggcttttggagttgctctggcAGCTGAGAGCATGCGTGCAGTGGGCACGCGTATGTGAGTGCTGGCGTGGCGTGACGCATGCgtggcagcgggcggcggcgtcgttgTCCTCGATTGCCAGCGGCAGCCTTGTGCGAGGCGTGGGTAGTGCTGCttggcccggccggccggtggccaTCAATTCCCGCACATGCACAGCAAAATTTGTCGTGCATTCACGGGATCAACTTTGGCCGTCACACTGCGCTTGCTATATGTCGGCCGCGCCTAGGGGTGAGGGGTCGCGTCGTGGCACCGCACGGCGACGAACACGGCGGGTCGCCACTGGAACCCTGGTGGCTGGaatccaattttttttgttacgAATACACGGTCGAGGTGATGATTGACCGTCCACCTCTACTTGGCACGCTTTTGATAGACTGGTCCAACATTTTGCGATCTCAATTTCCTTGCTTTGTGCTTTTCAAACACTGTTAGAATATCTTCTTTTTCTATAAGTGCTTGCTAAGTGGTGGGAAAAAAATTTGCATGACCACCATTTAACAATGTTGCATTGCTTTGCCCAAATTGGTACAGTGGATGCGAAAATTAGCCTGAATCTTCTTACTTTGTGCGTTTCACATGCTTCTGGAATATCTTCTTATTCTACTACTTCTTGCTGAAGTGGGAAAAAAATGCACGAGCATCACTCAACAATGTTGCATGGCTTGTTGCCCAAAAGGCCATGTTAAATTAGACTGGTATTTAGCCATCTGATCTTTCGTACGCAATGAACATCAGCATGATGAAATCAA
It includes:
- the LOC101757286 gene encoding uncharacterized protein LOC101757286, giving the protein MMAAAESLSWSDLPPELLGLVLKHLPSLADRVRLRAVCQPWRSNARLQSLPPPLPWLTLPDGTFLSIPDGEIIQMAVADGACCCGSIDNWLFLMQNDGGCSLTNPFSKATLDLPKLATVWRRDWLNANEGFNPLFYKLVVPSPLDSSPESLVAVLILDSANSSTVCICQPPVATDISRGRHMEPSRCLFDVAFFNGKLYGVAFGDKLVIFEIGYDLGCKPKISATECIINSRDDDLWDLPQSLSNEKAYMWREYLVECCGGLLKVERFIHNDHPDHRSLSFEHDRTVAFDVFEADLSTNPGHWRRVNKLGGQALFVGRHCSKSFAAKEYNGIQEDCIYFMCDYPWPDSAADPLRDSGVYNLRNGTITPLLSQTATVPQHHGGHWRPTWFFPADSI